The following proteins are encoded in a genomic region of Mycolicibacterium confluentis:
- a CDS encoding zf-HC2 domain-containing protein, translating into MAREALSARIDGEREPVPSLRVDEHLRSCPDCRAWFDQAQQMNSLVGSLLDSEPARRLQEQAAVPTPPSRYRRALRWALGIAGAVQLALALGQAFGLDFGMLSTTHHGTAHAAHLLNESTAWSAATGAVAIAAAVRPRLAPGLACVLSVYVALLTYYVIIDDAIGQVTVARIVSHLPVALAAVFALLVWRQPEVRDTPPGAAAEGGHLKLLRSDDPAA; encoded by the coding sequence GTGGCCAGGGAGGCGCTGTCGGCCCGCATCGACGGTGAGCGCGAGCCTGTGCCTTCGCTGCGGGTGGACGAACACCTGCGCTCATGCCCTGACTGCCGCGCCTGGTTTGACCAAGCCCAGCAGATGAACAGCCTGGTCGGGTCGCTGCTCGACTCCGAACCCGCCCGTCGCCTGCAGGAGCAGGCCGCCGTGCCGACCCCGCCGTCTCGTTACCGGCGCGCGCTGCGCTGGGCGCTGGGCATCGCCGGCGCGGTGCAACTGGCGCTCGCGCTGGGGCAGGCCTTCGGACTGGACTTCGGCATGCTGTCCACCACACACCACGGCACTGCTCACGCGGCGCACCTGCTCAACGAGTCCACCGCGTGGTCGGCGGCCACGGGTGCGGTGGCCATCGCCGCGGCGGTGCGCCCGCGCCTGGCACCAGGACTGGCGTGCGTGCTCAGCGTGTACGTCGCACTGCTGACCTATTACGTGATCATCGACGACGCCATCGGCCAGGTGACGGTGGCCCGCATCGTCAGCCACCTGCCCGTCGCGCTGGCCGCGGTGTTCGCGCTGCTGGTGTGGCGCCAACCCGAGGTGCGCGACACTCCCCCGGGCGCGGCCGCCGAGGGTGGGCACCTGAAGCTGCTGCGCTCCGACGACCCCGCCGCCTGA
- a CDS encoding ATP-dependent helicase — translation MARSPDTLSRFSTLTRDWFAGTFSAPTPAQAQAWDAIADGHNTLVIAPTGSGKTLAAFLWAIDELARHPREGAPKTRVLYISPLKALAVDVERNLRTPLTGIARIAERNGTEPPAISVGVRSGDTPPNRRRELLTKPPDILITTPESLFLMLTSAARETLSDVRTVIIDEVHAVAATKRGAHLALSLERLDAMLEKPAQRIGLSATVRPPEEVARFLSGTASATPAIVAPPAAKTFELAVQVPVPDMANLEDNSIWPAVEERIVDLIEAHNSSIVFTNSRRLAERLTARINEIHAERTGAELGSHNPTVAGGAPAHIMAISGQTFGAAPVLARAHHGSVSKEARAEVEDALKSGQLKAVVATSSLELGIDMGAVDLVIQVETPPSVASGLQRIGRAGHQVGEISQGVLFPKHRTDLIGCAVTVQRMLGGQIETMRVPANPLDVLAQHTVAACALEPISADAWFDTVRRSAPFAALPRSAFEATLDLLSGKYPSTDFAELRPRIVYDRDTGTLTARPGAQRLAVTSGGAIPDRGLFTVYLASSADSEKPSRVGELDEEMVYESRPGDVISLGATSWRITEITHDRVLVIPAPGEPARLPFWRGDGVGRPVELGAAIGAFTGELAGLDRGAFDERCHTVGFDAYATDNLWQLLDEQRTATSVVPSDTTLVVERFRDELGDWRIILHSPYGLRVHGPLALAVGKRLYDRYGIDEKPTASDDGIIVRLPDTDDVAPGADIFVFDADEIEPVVTAEVGGSALFASRFRECAARALLLPRRHPGKRSPLWHQRQRAAQLLDIARHHPDFPIVLEAVRECLQDVYDVPMLTDLMNRIAQRRVRLVEVETTTPSPFAASLLFGYVGAFMYEGDSPLAERRAAALALDPTLLAELLGRIELRELLDADVISSTTRQLQHLTPERQARDAEAVADLLRLLGPLTATEIAERSTAADVGGWLEGLRAARRVHTVSYAGEHWWVAVEDVARLRDGVGVAVPVGVPIALLDPVVDPLGELLGRYARTRGPFTTAEAAVRFGLGVRVAADVLGRLAIDGKLIRGEFTDVPTDVAGGEQWCDAEVLRILRRRSLAALRAQIEPVSTAAYARFLPAWQMVGTDSVSGTDGLAAVIDQLAGVPLPASAVEPLIFGQRVRDYQPAMLDELLASGEVLWSGAGALATSDGWVAFHTADTAPLTLTPPSELDFTDTHRALLDALHGGGAYFFRQLSVDGVSASDLKDALWQLIWAGHVTGDTFAPVRAMLTGERRPGTRRPSAPAHRHRRAPRLSRYSIAHGQARDVDPTVAGRWSALPEAELDTTVRAHFQADLLLGRHGVLTKGAATAENVPGGFAMLYKVLTAAEDAGRCQRGYFVESLGGAQFATATTVDRLRSYADSIDEEHRVGTAVVLAATDPANPYGAALPWPARASDTDSAHRPGRKAGALVVLVDGALTWFVERGGRSLLGFTTDPGVHHAAAAALADLVQTRRVPGLLVERIDGVNVLEDRGSPAAAALVSAGFSRTPRGLRLR, via the coding sequence GTGGCCCGCTCCCCCGACACGCTGTCCCGCTTCAGCACGCTGACGCGGGACTGGTTTGCGGGCACCTTCTCCGCACCCACCCCCGCACAGGCCCAGGCCTGGGACGCGATCGCCGACGGCCACAACACGCTGGTCATCGCCCCGACGGGGTCCGGCAAGACGCTCGCGGCGTTCCTGTGGGCCATCGACGAACTGGCCCGCCACCCCCGCGAGGGCGCACCCAAGACCAGGGTGCTCTACATCTCGCCGCTGAAGGCACTGGCGGTCGACGTCGAACGCAACCTGCGCACACCCCTGACGGGCATCGCGCGCATCGCCGAACGCAACGGCACCGAACCGCCCGCCATCAGCGTCGGGGTGCGGTCGGGCGACACTCCACCGAACCGCCGCCGGGAACTGCTCACGAAGCCGCCCGACATCCTCATCACGACGCCGGAGTCGTTGTTCCTGATGCTGACCTCCGCGGCCCGCGAGACGCTCAGTGACGTCCGCACCGTGATCATCGACGAGGTGCACGCCGTCGCCGCGACCAAACGCGGCGCGCACCTGGCGCTGTCCCTGGAACGCCTCGACGCGATGCTGGAGAAGCCCGCGCAGCGGATCGGCTTGTCGGCGACGGTCCGTCCTCCCGAAGAGGTCGCGCGGTTCCTGTCCGGCACGGCGTCGGCCACGCCGGCGATCGTCGCGCCGCCCGCGGCCAAGACGTTCGAACTCGCGGTGCAGGTGCCCGTACCGGACATGGCCAACCTCGAGGACAACAGCATCTGGCCCGCCGTGGAGGAGCGCATCGTCGACCTCATCGAGGCGCACAACTCGTCGATCGTGTTCACCAACTCCCGCCGACTGGCCGAACGGCTCACCGCGCGAATCAACGAGATCCATGCCGAACGCACGGGCGCCGAACTGGGTTCGCACAATCCGACGGTGGCCGGCGGCGCGCCCGCGCACATCATGGCCATCAGCGGGCAGACCTTCGGCGCCGCACCGGTGCTGGCACGTGCGCACCATGGTTCGGTGTCCAAGGAGGCTCGCGCCGAGGTCGAGGACGCACTCAAGAGCGGCCAACTCAAGGCCGTCGTCGCGACCTCGAGCCTCGAACTCGGGATCGACATGGGCGCAGTCGATCTGGTCATCCAGGTGGAGACGCCGCCGTCGGTGGCCAGCGGCCTGCAGCGGATCGGCCGCGCCGGCCACCAGGTCGGCGAGATCAGCCAGGGCGTCCTGTTCCCCAAACACCGCACCGACCTGATCGGGTGCGCGGTCACCGTGCAGCGCATGCTGGGCGGGCAGATCGAGACCATGCGGGTGCCCGCCAACCCTCTCGACGTGCTGGCTCAGCACACCGTCGCGGCGTGTGCGCTGGAACCGATCAGCGCCGACGCCTGGTTCGACACCGTGCGGCGCTCGGCCCCGTTCGCGGCCCTGCCGCGCAGCGCCTTCGAAGCCACCCTGGACCTGCTCAGCGGCAAGTATCCGTCAACGGACTTCGCCGAACTTCGACCGCGCATCGTCTACGACCGCGACACCGGAACCCTGACGGCCCGTCCCGGCGCCCAGCGCCTGGCGGTCACCTCGGGCGGCGCGATCCCCGACCGCGGCCTGTTCACGGTGTACCTGGCCAGCAGCGCGGACTCCGAGAAACCCTCGCGCGTCGGTGAACTCGACGAGGAGATGGTCTACGAGTCCCGTCCGGGCGATGTGATCTCGCTGGGCGCCACCAGTTGGCGCATCACCGAGATCACTCACGACCGGGTGCTCGTGATCCCGGCACCAGGGGAACCGGCGCGGTTGCCGTTCTGGCGCGGCGACGGGGTGGGCAGGCCCGTCGAACTCGGCGCCGCCATTGGGGCCTTCACCGGAGAGCTTGCGGGCCTGGATCGCGGCGCGTTCGACGAACGCTGCCACACAGTCGGTTTCGACGCGTACGCGACCGACAACCTGTGGCAGCTGCTCGACGAGCAGCGCACCGCCACGTCCGTGGTGCCGTCGGACACCACGCTGGTGGTGGAGCGGTTCCGTGACGAACTCGGTGACTGGCGCATCATCCTGCACTCGCCGTACGGCCTCCGGGTGCACGGCCCGTTGGCGCTCGCGGTCGGCAAACGGTTGTACGACCGTTACGGCATCGACGAGAAGCCGACGGCATCCGACGACGGCATCATCGTGCGGCTTCCCGACACCGATGACGTCGCGCCCGGCGCCGACATCTTCGTCTTCGACGCCGACGAGATCGAACCCGTGGTGACGGCGGAGGTCGGCGGGTCGGCGCTGTTCGCCTCCCGCTTCCGGGAGTGCGCCGCGCGGGCCCTGCTGCTGCCCCGTCGGCATCCCGGCAAGCGCTCGCCGCTGTGGCACCAACGTCAGCGCGCCGCACAGCTTCTCGACATCGCGCGTCATCATCCCGACTTCCCCATCGTGTTGGAAGCGGTCCGGGAATGCCTGCAGGACGTCTACGACGTGCCGATGCTGACCGACCTGATGAACCGCATCGCGCAGCGGCGGGTGCGGTTGGTGGAGGTCGAGACCACCACGCCCTCACCGTTCGCGGCCTCGCTGCTGTTCGGCTACGTCGGTGCGTTCATGTACGAGGGCGACAGCCCGCTCGCCGAGAGGCGGGCCGCCGCACTGGCATTGGATCCCACGCTGCTCGCCGAACTGCTGGGCCGCATCGAACTGCGGGAACTGCTCGACGCTGACGTCATCAGCTCGACCACCCGCCAACTGCAGCACCTCACGCCCGAGCGCCAAGCCCGCGACGCCGAGGCCGTCGCAGACCTGCTGCGCCTGTTGGGCCCGCTGACCGCCACCGAGATCGCCGAACGGTCGACGGCCGCAGACGTGGGCGGGTGGCTCGAAGGGCTTCGCGCGGCGCGGCGCGTCCACACCGTCTCCTATGCGGGTGAGCACTGGTGGGTTGCGGTGGAGGACGTCGCCCGTCTGCGGGACGGTGTCGGCGTGGCGGTGCCGGTCGGCGTGCCGATCGCACTCCTGGATCCCGTCGTGGACCCGCTGGGTGAACTGCTCGGGCGCTACGCCCGCACCCGGGGGCCGTTCACCACCGCAGAGGCGGCCGTCCGGTTCGGCCTCGGAGTCCGGGTCGCCGCCGACGTGCTCGGTCGCCTGGCCATCGACGGCAAGCTCATCCGCGGCGAATTCACCGATGTGCCCACCGATGTCGCCGGTGGCGAGCAGTGGTGCGACGCCGAGGTGCTGCGAATCCTGCGCCGCCGGTCTCTGGCGGCGCTGCGAGCGCAGATCGAACCGGTCAGCACCGCGGCGTACGCCAGATTCCTTCCGGCGTGGCAGATGGTGGGCACCGACAGTGTGTCGGGCACCGACGGCCTTGCCGCGGTGATCGACCAACTGGCGGGTGTGCCATTGCCCGCCTCCGCGGTGGAGCCGTTGATCTTCGGTCAGCGGGTGCGGGACTACCAACCGGCCATGCTCGACGAACTTCTGGCCTCCGGCGAGGTGCTGTGGTCGGGTGCCGGCGCACTGGCCACGTCCGACGGGTGGGTGGCATTCCACACCGCCGACACCGCCCCGCTGACGCTGACACCGCCCAGTGAACTCGACTTCACCGACACGCATCGCGCCCTGCTCGACGCACTGCACGGGGGCGGCGCCTACTTCTTCCGCCAGTTGTCGGTCGACGGGGTCAGCGCCTCAGATCTCAAAGACGCTCTGTGGCAGTTGATCTGGGCAGGTCATGTCACGGGCGACACGTTCGCTCCGGTGCGTGCGATGCTCACCGGCGAGCGAAGGCCCGGCACTCGAAGGCCCAGCGCACCCGCACACCGGCACCGGCGCGCACCGCGGCTGAGCCGCTACAGCATCGCCCACGGGCAGGCCCGCGACGTCGACCCCACGGTCGCCGGGCGGTGGTCGGCCCTGCCTGAGGCTGAACTGGACACCACGGTGCGCGCCCACTTCCAGGCCGATCTTCTGCTGGGCCGGCACGGAGTGCTGACCAAGGGGGCCGCGACCGCCGAGAATGTCCCGGGCGGCTTCGCGATGCTCTACAAAGTCCTGACCGCGGCCGAGGACGCGGGCCGATGCCAGCGCGGATATTTCGTCGAATCACTGGGTGGTGCGCAGTTTGCGACGGCCACCACGGTCGATCGCCTCCGCAGTTATGCCGACAGCATCGACGAGGAGCATCGCGTTGGCACCGCGGTCGTGCTGGCCGCCACCGATCCGGCCAACCCGTACGGCGCGGCGCTGCCCTGGCCGGCGCGGGCGTCCGACACCGACTCGGCGCATCGGCCGGGACGCAAGGCCGGCGCACTTGTCGTGCTCGTCGACGGCGCGTTGACCTGGTTCGTCGAGCGCGGCGGACGGTCACTGCTGGGCTTCACCACCGACCCCGGCGTGCATCACGCCGCAGCAGCAGCGCTGGCCGATCTGGTGCAGACCCGCCGCGTGCCGGGCCTGCTGGTGGAACGCATCGACGGCGTCAACGTCCTGGAGGACCGCGGGTCGCCGGCCGCCGCGGCCCTGGTCTCGGCGGGATTCTCGCGCACCCCTCGTGGTCTCCGGTTGCGCTGA
- a CDS encoding HNH endonuclease signature motif containing protein, which yields MSITAFPDEAVEPPCGDRLGVLFDELSELAGQRNAIDGRIVEIAARMDGLWGGHTGCRSLAGLLAWRLGASLEHSKSIAAIAERIEEFPRCVEALREGQLSLDQVGVIARRAGEGSDEHYRAFATNASVSQLKKAIKLEPRPDKAPKPEPQASVSKSVGEDTVTWRITLPAIESAKFEAGLTSHHEALIGEWKRDHDADESDTGHHRDELRRPPFPTLPNAFMRLVEAGWDAEATARPQGHRTTVVLHLDVKDKVAALHLGPALSAADRQFLTCDATCEVWFERDGQPIGSGRTTRTISRRLRRALEHRHPTCAVPGCGATRGLHAHHIQHWEDGGLTELENLVLLCPYHHRMHHKGEITVLGPASRLRVLDCDGDELSHGTLARRPHGPPPQARPYPGTSGERCDWWWYTAYQPPSQNQMQDATVTVQPKDEYL from the coding sequence ATGTCGATCACGGCGTTTCCCGACGAGGCGGTTGAGCCGCCGTGCGGCGACCGTCTCGGGGTGTTGTTCGACGAATTGTCCGAGCTGGCGGGGCAGCGCAACGCGATCGACGGCCGCATCGTCGAGATCGCCGCGCGGATGGACGGGCTGTGGGGGGGGCACACGGGGTGTCGGTCGCTGGCAGGGTTGTTGGCGTGGCGGTTGGGCGCCTCCTTGGAGCACTCAAAGTCGATTGCCGCGATCGCCGAGCGGATCGAGGAGTTCCCCCGCTGCGTCGAGGCACTGCGCGAGGGCCAGTTGTCGCTGGATCAGGTCGGGGTGATCGCCCGCCGCGCCGGCGAGGGTTCTGACGAGCATTATCGGGCGTTCGCCACCAATGCTTCGGTGAGCCAGTTGAAGAAGGCGATCAAGCTGGAGCCGCGCCCGGACAAGGCTCCCAAGCCCGAACCCCAAGCTTCGGTGTCCAAGAGTGTGGGTGAGGACACCGTCACGTGGCGCATCACCCTGCCTGCGATCGAGTCGGCGAAGTTCGAGGCCGGACTGACCTCACACCATGAGGCCTTGATCGGTGAGTGGAAGCGTGATCACGACGCTGATGAGTCCGACACTGGGCACCATCGTGATGAGTTGCGTCGTCCACCGTTTCCGACGTTGCCCAACGCCTTCATGCGACTCGTCGAGGCCGGCTGGGATGCCGAGGCCACCGCGCGCCCGCAGGGGCATCGCACCACGGTGGTGCTGCATCTCGACGTCAAAGACAAGGTCGCCGCCCTGCACCTGGGGCCGGCGCTGTCTGCCGCTGATCGCCAGTTCCTGACCTGTGATGCCACCTGTGAGGTGTGGTTCGAACGTGACGGGCAGCCGATCGGGTCGGGGCGCACCACCCGCACGATCAGCCGGCGGTTGCGCCGCGCCCTGGAACATCGCCACCCCACCTGCGCGGTCCCCGGATGCGGGGCCACGAGGGGTCTGCATGCCCATCACATCCAGCATTGGGAGGACGGCGGTCTGACCGAGTTGGAGAACCTGGTGCTGCTGTGTCCGTATCACCACCGGATGCACCACAAGGGTGAAATCACTGTCCTGGGCCCGGCCAGCCGGTTGCGGGTGCTCGACTGCGACGGTGACGAACTCAGTCACGGCACCCTGGCGCGGCGACCGCACGGCCCCCCACCGCAGGCGCGGCCCTACCCCGGAACCTCCGGGGAACGCTGCGACTGGTGGTGGTACACCGCGTACCAACCCCCATCGCAGAACCAGATGCAGGACGCGACCGTCACCGTCCAACCCAAGGACGAATACCTGTAA
- the nei2 gene encoding endonuclease VIII Nei2, which translates to MPEGDTVFRAAAQLREALVGKTLTRCDVRVPRFAAADLTGETVDEVLCRGKHLFIRVGAASIHSHLLMDGSWQIGPRTRVDHRARIVLETADTRAVGVDLGVLEVLDRTGDLDAVAHLGPDLLADDWSPEQACANLTADPARPLAQALLDQRVMAGIGNVYANELCFLFGLRPSTPVSELTKPRRLVDQARKMLMLNRMRVNRTTTGDTHHGRDLWVYGRVTKPCRRCGSLIETDRGGERVTYWCPSCQR; encoded by the coding sequence ATGCCCGAAGGCGACACCGTGTTCCGCGCCGCGGCGCAACTGCGCGAGGCGCTGGTCGGCAAGACTCTGACCCGCTGCGATGTCCGGGTGCCGCGCTTCGCCGCGGCCGACCTCACCGGCGAGACGGTCGACGAGGTGCTCTGCCGCGGCAAGCATCTGTTCATCAGGGTGGGCGCAGCCAGCATCCACTCGCATCTGTTGATGGACGGCAGTTGGCAGATCGGCCCGCGCACACGTGTCGATCACCGGGCCCGCATCGTGCTGGAGACCGCCGACACCCGCGCCGTCGGCGTCGACCTGGGGGTGTTGGAGGTGCTCGACCGCACAGGAGACCTCGACGCGGTGGCCCATCTGGGTCCCGATCTGCTGGCCGACGACTGGTCCCCCGAACAGGCATGCGCCAACCTCACCGCGGACCCGGCACGCCCATTGGCGCAGGCACTGCTGGACCAGCGGGTGATGGCCGGCATCGGCAACGTCTACGCCAACGAGCTGTGCTTCCTGTTCGGTCTGCGGCCCAGCACCCCGGTGAGTGAGCTGACCAAGCCGCGCCGACTGGTGGATCAGGCCCGAAAGATGCTCATGCTCAACCGCATGCGCGTCAACCGCACCACCACGGGTGACACGCACCACGGGCGGGACCTGTGGGTGTACGGCCGAGTGACCAAACCGTGCCGGCGTTGCGGGTCGCTGATCGAGACCGACCGCGGCGGCGAGCGCGTCACCTACTGGTGTCCTTCCTGTCAACGCTGA
- a CDS encoding Dyp-type peroxidase, producing MNLELDDIQHILLTRTPAMTGRYEFLTFDTVTGGRQWLSELLPTAQSAAEVRDTMDGSKRWITLAFTHNGLRALGVPEQDLATFPDEFREGMAARADILGDTGANAPEHWLGGLADENLHAIAILFARDDEEYARCIGEHDKLLARCPGVRSLSHLDLNANPPFNYAHDHFGFRDRLSQPVIAGSGEEPTPGSGAPLAAGEFILGYPDEDGPVTTLPQPEVLARNGSFMAYRRLEEHVGAFRDHLRANAETAQEQELLAAKFMGRWRSGAPLVLAPNADDPELGADPMRSNDFNYGEMDPLGYACPLGSHARRLNPRDTAHNMNRRRMIRRGATYGPALPDDAPDDGVDRGIAAFIICASLVRQFEFAQNVWINDKTFHELGNEHDPICGTQDGTLDFTIPKRPIRKVHKGIPAFTTLRGGAYFFLPGLRALRHLADPGQR from the coding sequence GTGAATCTCGAACTCGACGACATCCAGCACATCCTCTTGACCCGCACCCCGGCCATGACGGGCCGGTACGAGTTCCTGACGTTCGACACCGTGACGGGCGGCCGGCAATGGTTGTCCGAACTGCTGCCCACAGCGCAGTCAGCGGCCGAGGTCCGCGACACCATGGACGGCTCGAAACGCTGGATCACGTTGGCGTTCACCCATAACGGCCTGCGCGCGCTCGGTGTGCCCGAGCAGGATCTAGCCACCTTTCCCGACGAGTTTCGGGAGGGGATGGCCGCCCGCGCCGACATCCTCGGCGACACCGGAGCCAACGCACCCGAGCACTGGCTCGGCGGTCTGGCCGACGAGAATCTGCACGCCATCGCGATCCTGTTCGCGCGCGACGACGAGGAATACGCCAGGTGCATCGGCGAACACGACAAACTGTTGGCCCGCTGTCCCGGCGTGCGCAGCCTGTCGCACCTCGATCTCAACGCCAATCCCCCGTTCAACTACGCGCACGACCACTTCGGTTTCCGCGACCGGTTGTCCCAACCCGTCATCGCAGGCTCCGGGGAAGAGCCCACCCCGGGGTCTGGAGCGCCGCTGGCCGCCGGCGAGTTCATCCTCGGCTACCCCGACGAGGACGGCCCCGTGACCACCCTTCCCCAACCCGAGGTGCTCGCACGCAACGGCAGTTTCATGGCGTACCGCCGCTTGGAGGAGCACGTCGGCGCGTTCCGCGATCACCTGCGCGCCAACGCCGAGACCGCCCAGGAGCAGGAACTTCTGGCCGCCAAGTTCATGGGGCGATGGCGCAGTGGTGCGCCCCTGGTGCTGGCCCCCAACGCGGATGACCCGGAACTGGGCGCCGACCCCATGCGCAGCAACGACTTCAACTACGGCGAGATGGATCCATTGGGATACGCCTGCCCACTGGGGTCACATGCGCGTCGGCTCAACCCGCGCGACACCGCCCACAACATGAACCGGCGCAGAATGATTCGCCGAGGTGCGACGTACGGGCCGGCACTTCCCGACGATGCCCCCGACGACGGCGTCGACCGCGGCATCGCGGCCTTCATCATCTGCGCCAGCCTGGTTCGTCAGTTCGAGTTCGCCCAGAATGTGTGGATCAACGACAAGACGTTCCACGAACTCGGCAACGAGCACGATCCGATCTGCGGCACCCAGGACGGCACCCTGGACTTCACCATCCCGAAACGCCCGATCCGCAAGGTGCACAAGGGCATCCCCGCCTTCACCACGCTGCGCGGCGGCGCATACTTCTTCCTTCCGGGGTTGCGGGCGCTGCGCCACCTCGCCGACCCGGGGCAGCGATGA
- a CDS encoding LuxR C-terminal-related transcriptional regulator gives MVAGGWQPWIAAAPDGRPGTSGGSVCRTGVLAKLSAARDGDLAVVMAPPGYGKTTVVAQWDEADDRPFAWVQAAFLDHGPVPLLRHVETLAKAGTQVVVFDDVHRITSARAVAALQVLVDTPPPSLTVVLIGRGAPMLRLARRRIAGSIVDIGADDLTMSVLEATGAFVGVAGPRDAAMLATVLDRCEGWPAGIALAALATRAGADPVNLTGCDSLIADYLAEEVLGPLDDESVDFMTDSSILERFNASALDDVLDRVDSARRLEAVRASGHHLLIPLDRERAWYRWNPLLAELLSASLRARDPVRYRDLASRACRFLEERGDVDGALRQSLAAQDRVHAAALVGRDAVRLGFDGNTALLARRIGLLDDRTVAECPDAAIASAWLGVLTGDAELIQRSLASAIRADRGLPMSDGTPSVSVGAALVSSLVGVGGVHAVLRHAETVRSACEDLVSPWWGAATVMKGAAEAMLGHSDVARDLLESALPTLADLPGFQAAALAHLALLDLADGDDVGCVRRSVAARRIADAHDLGDAVPMVVVYATSAVVAARVGDVPAARDAIAITERLLARLGVLAARTALLGHGLLAWTGAVIEDREITTRHLEEGQRALRREPGAVGLGRRLERVRALASQGEHRPLTAAELRLLPRLATHLSLQRIADELILGRETVKSQATSIYRKLDVASRGDAVAEARRIGLLSG, from the coding sequence GTGGTGGCGGGGGGTTGGCAGCCGTGGATCGCGGCCGCCCCAGACGGGCGTCCGGGGACGTCCGGCGGAAGCGTGTGCAGGACCGGGGTGCTGGCGAAGCTGTCGGCCGCCCGAGACGGCGATCTGGCGGTGGTCATGGCCCCTCCGGGCTACGGCAAGACCACCGTGGTGGCGCAGTGGGATGAGGCCGACGACCGCCCCTTCGCGTGGGTCCAGGCCGCTTTCCTCGACCACGGCCCCGTCCCTCTGCTTCGGCATGTCGAGACACTGGCCAAGGCCGGAACCCAGGTCGTGGTGTTCGACGATGTGCACAGGATCACCTCGGCCCGCGCCGTCGCGGCACTGCAGGTGCTCGTCGACACGCCCCCTCCGTCATTGACCGTGGTCCTGATCGGACGTGGGGCCCCCATGCTGCGTCTGGCCCGGCGTCGGATCGCGGGGTCCATCGTGGACATCGGAGCCGACGATCTGACGATGTCCGTTCTGGAGGCGACCGGGGCCTTTGTCGGCGTCGCGGGCCCGCGCGATGCGGCGATGCTCGCGACGGTCCTCGACAGATGTGAGGGCTGGCCCGCGGGAATCGCGCTGGCCGCGCTGGCGACCCGTGCTGGCGCGGATCCCGTGAATCTCACCGGATGCGACTCGCTGATCGCGGACTATCTGGCCGAGGAGGTGTTGGGTCCGCTCGATGACGAGTCCGTGGACTTCATGACCGACTCGTCAATCCTGGAGCGGTTCAACGCATCCGCGTTGGATGACGTGCTCGACCGCGTCGACAGTGCCAGGCGGCTGGAGGCCGTTCGGGCCTCGGGCCACCACCTGTTGATCCCCTTGGACCGCGAGCGCGCCTGGTACCGCTGGAATCCGTTGCTGGCTGAACTGCTCAGTGCGAGCCTGCGGGCACGCGATCCCGTGCGGTATCGCGACCTCGCAAGCAGAGCCTGCCGTTTCCTGGAGGAGCGGGGCGACGTCGACGGTGCGTTGCGTCAATCCCTGGCGGCGCAGGACCGGGTGCACGCCGCGGCGCTCGTGGGTCGTGATGCCGTGCGACTCGGATTCGACGGGAACACAGCGCTTCTCGCGCGGCGCATCGGCCTTCTGGATGACCGCACCGTGGCAGAATGCCCCGACGCCGCGATCGCATCGGCGTGGCTCGGAGTCCTGACCGGCGACGCCGAACTCATCCAGCGCTCACTGGCGTCGGCCATCCGTGCCGACCGAGGCCTGCCGATGTCCGACGGCACGCCGTCGGTGAGTGTCGGTGCGGCCCTGGTGAGTTCACTCGTCGGGGTGGGGGGTGTGCACGCTGTGCTGCGGCACGCCGAGACCGTGCGCAGCGCCTGCGAGGATCTCGTGAGCCCGTGGTGGGGGGCGGCGACCGTGATGAAGGGTGCGGCCGAGGCGATGCTGGGCCACAGTGACGTCGCCCGAGATCTGTTGGAGTCCGCCCTGCCCACGCTGGCCGACCTGCCGGGATTCCAGGCCGCCGCGCTGGCCCACCTGGCACTGCTCGACCTCGCCGATGGCGACGACGTCGGATGCGTCCGACGCAGTGTGGCCGCCCGACGAATCGCCGATGCCCACGATCTCGGTGACGCCGTCCCGATGGTCGTGGTCTACGCCACGAGTGCCGTCGTCGCCGCGCGCGTGGGCGACGTCCCCGCGGCCCGCGACGCCATCGCGATCACTGAGCGCCTGCTGGCCCGGTTGGGCGTCCTGGCGGCGCGCACCGCGCTGCTTGGACACGGTCTGCTGGCGTGGACGGGCGCGGTGATCGAGGACCGCGAGATCACGACGCGCCATCTTGAGGAGGGGCAGCGTGCACTGCGTCGGGAACCCGGCGCCGTCGGTCTGGGACGCAGGCTCGAACGCGTGCGTGCGCTGGCCTCGCAGGGCGAGCACAGGCCCCTGACGGCCGCGGAGTTGCGCCTGTTGCCGCGCCTGGCCACGCACCTGTCGCTGCAGCGCATCGCCGATGAGCTCATCCTCGGCCGCGAGACGGTCAAGAGTCAGGCGACGTCGATCTACCGCAAGCTGGACGTCGCATCCCGCGGGGACGCGGTGGCCGAGGCGAGGCGGATCGGGCTGCTGTCCGGGTAG